Within Streptomyces albofaciens JCM 4342, the genomic segment GAATCGCCACAAAGTGGTGAAGGTGCCCCGAATCCGTACTGGGAGGTCGATGTGCCGCGCGCCCAGCAACCTCCGGAGGTCGACCGCCACGTACTGCGCCGGGTGGCCGCGGTGGCCACCTCTCTCAGCGCGGTCATAGCCACCTCCGTCATCACGGGCCCCGCCACCGCGTCCGAGGGGGCCTTGCCCTGCGCGCTGGCCCGTACCGACGCCCACCACTCCGAGGGGCTGGACACCTGGAACCGGGCCTATCCCCGGCCCGTGCGCACCCTCGACGCCGTCATGGTCTTCCTGTCCTTCCCGGACTCCGAACCGGTCGCCGACCCCGGCGAGCTGGCCGCCGACTACTTCCCCTCCACCTCCCGCTTCTTCGAGCGCGCCTCGTACGGCCGCTTCGCGCTGCGCCCCGACATCCAGCGCCGCTGGGTGCGGATGCCGCAGATCTCCGGCTCGTACGGCATACGACGGGACTGGGACGCCGACCGCCGCGGCGCCTACCTGCGCGACGCCGTCGCCGCCGCCGACGGCACGGTGGACTTCAGCCGTTACGACGTGGTCTACCTCGTCGCCGACCCGGACGCGCCGGGCGTCGACTCCGACGCCACCAAGGTCGTCAACCTCGACCGGCCGCTGCACGCCGACGACGCGGACCTGAGCCGGTTCGTCACCGTCTTCGAGCAGAGCCCGCCGGACCGCAACGTGCTCGCCCACGAGACCGGCCACGTCTTCGACCTGCCGGACCTCTACCACCGGCCCCGGGACGGCAAGGGCGACTGGGACACGTACGTCGGCGACTGGGATCTCATGGGCAGCCAGTTCGGGCTGGCCCCCGACCCCTTCGGCTGGCACAAGTGGAAGCTCGGCTGGCTGCGCGGCCGCCAGGTGACGTGCGTCTCCCTGACCAGGGAGCGGCGCGACGCCGTCCACGCGCTGCGGCC encodes:
- a CDS encoding M6 family metalloprotease domain-containing protein, producing MPRAQQPPEVDRHVLRRVAAVATSLSAVIATSVITGPATASEGALPCALARTDAHHSEGLDTWNRAYPRPVRTLDAVMVFLSFPDSEPVADPGELAADYFPSTSRFFERASYGRFALRPDIQRRWVRMPQISGSYGIRRDWDADRRGAYLRDAVAAADGTVDFSRYDVVYLVADPDAPGVDSDATKVVNLDRPLHADDADLSRFVTVFEQSPPDRNVLAHETGHVFDLPDLYHRPRDGKGDWDTYVGDWDLMGSQFGLAPDPFGWHKWKLGWLRGRQVTCVSLTRERRDAVHALRPLSAPMEPGDERRSRLLVVRTGPRSALAVEARGAVGNDRDVCAEGVLVYRVRSEAASGSGPVEVLDGHPGTEACWGTSVYPQLADAPLGEGESLEVAEDGVRVQVYGRSSAGDWTVKVGRS